In a single window of the Nocardioides massiliensis genome:
- a CDS encoding IS110 family transposase: MSSLHATVADFYRYVVGVDTHAATHSYAIIAAPNGALIDQASFPTAPAGLRRARDWIGRRTDGDLDGVLISAEGTGSYGAVLGDVLADAGYRVVEAPMPRRDRGRGKTDALDAVLAARSTLVVGLSELRDRRAGEVHAALQVLCGARDQLNADRLRCINMLTALLRAHDLGLDARRALTSQQIATVAGWRRREESLGAGTARAEAVRLAKRVVVLDEELASNRAAITALVDAQAPELLDLPGVGAITAAVVLTVWSHPGRIRSEAAFAQIAGTCPIPASSGNTVRHRLNRGGDRRLNRALNTIVLTRMRTDPVTRAYIERRLAEGKTTKEIRRCLMRYVGRQIFRTLAAAHPAPDVLVSAA, translated from the coding sequence ATGTCCAGTTTGCACGCCACCGTGGCCGACTTCTACCGCTACGTCGTCGGGGTCGACACGCATGCCGCGACCCACAGCTACGCCATCATCGCCGCACCTAACGGGGCGTTGATCGATCAGGCTTCCTTCCCGACCGCGCCCGCGGGCCTGCGGCGGGCTCGGGACTGGATCGGTCGGCGCACCGATGGTGATCTCGACGGTGTGCTGATCTCGGCCGAAGGCACCGGCTCCTACGGCGCTGTGCTCGGCGACGTCCTTGCCGACGCCGGCTACCGCGTCGTCGAGGCACCCATGCCGCGCCGCGATCGTGGCCGTGGCAAGACCGACGCGCTCGATGCCGTGCTGGCTGCCCGTTCGACGCTCGTGGTGGGACTGTCGGAGTTGCGTGATCGCCGCGCCGGTGAGGTGCACGCCGCCCTGCAGGTGCTCTGCGGTGCTCGAGACCAGCTCAACGCAGATCGGCTGCGGTGCATCAACATGCTCACTGCACTGCTGCGTGCTCACGACTTGGGGCTGGATGCTCGCCGTGCTCTCACGTCACAGCAGATCGCCACCGTTGCCGGCTGGCGCCGACGCGAGGAGTCGCTGGGCGCCGGGACCGCTCGCGCCGAAGCGGTCCGGCTTGCCAAACGGGTCGTCGTTCTCGATGAGGAGCTCGCCTCGAACCGCGCCGCGATCACAGCGCTCGTCGACGCACAGGCCCCGGAGCTGCTCGACTTGCCAGGGGTCGGCGCGATCACCGCTGCGGTTGTGCTGACGGTGTGGTCGCACCCGGGACGGATCCGCAGCGAAGCGGCCTTCGCCCAGATCGCAGGCACGTGCCCAATCCCGGCCTCGTCCGGCAACACCGTGCGACATCGCCTCAACCGCGGAGGAGACCGTCGGTTGAACAGGGCCTTGAACACCATCGTCTTGACGCGCATGCGCACCGATCCCGTGACCCGCGCCTACATCGAGCGTCGGCTGGCCGAGGGCAAGACCACCAAGGAGATCCGCCGCTGCCTCATGCGCTACGTCGGGCGCCAGATCTTCCGAACGTTGGCGGCTGCCCACCCAGCCCCCGACGTCCTGGTCTCAGCGGCTTGA
- a CDS encoding ATP-binding protein yields the protein MAGSTRANRWCCSATPAPAKTHLLIALGTAAAEQGRRVRYVTTAALVNELIEAGDDKELSRVVGRYARLDLLCLDELGYVHLDPRGAELLFQIITARKERASIACPTPHSPGGATFTDARLAAAVVDRLTFNAHIIQTGSASYRLNATTRARKEPATT from the coding sequence GTGGCTGGATCGACAAGGGCGAACCGCTGGTGCTGCTCGGCGACTCCGGCACCGGCCAAGACCCACCTGCTCATCGCCCTGGGCACCGCCGCGGCCGAACAAGGACGCCGCGTCCGCTACGTGACCACCGCAGCGCTGGTCAACGAACTCATCGAGGCCGGCGACGACAAAGAGCTCTCCCGCGTCGTCGGTCGCTACGCCCGACTCGACCTGCTCTGCCTCGACGAACTTGGCTACGTCCACCTCGATCCCCGCGGCGCTGAGCTGCTGTTCCAGATCATCACTGCCCGCAAAGAACGAGCCTCGATCGCGTGTCCAACGCCCCATTCGCCGGGTGGCGCCACCTTCACCGACGCCCGCCTGGCCGCCGCCGTTGTCGACCGACTCACCTTCAACGCCCACATCATCCAGACCGGCAGCGCCTCCTACCGACTCAACGCCACCACCCGAGCCAGGAAGGAGCCCGCCACCACCTGA
- a CDS encoding ATP-binding protein translates to MRFFAGPTLLIIDELGYLPLPGEAASALFQVVSQRYLKTSIILTTNRGVASWGEVLGDTTVAAAMLDRLLHRSVVLNLDGESYRLRDHHAKNDTLRHATTGTRRPLQ, encoded by the coding sequence ATGCGGTTCTTCGCCGGACCCACCCTGCTCATCATCGACGAACTCGGCTACCTCCCACTGCCCGGCGAAGCAGCCTCCGCGCTGTTCCAGGTCGTCTCCCAGCGCTACCTCAAGACCAGCATCATCTTGACCACCAACCGCGGCGTCGCCTCCTGGGGCGAGGTCCTCGGCGACACCACCGTCGCCGCCGCCATGCTCGACCGCCTCCTGCACCGCTCCGTCGTGCTCAACCTCGACGGCGAGTCCTACCGACTACGCGACCACCACGCCAAGAACGACACCCTCCGCCACGCCACCACCGGCACACGCCGACCACTACAGTGA
- the istA gene encoding IS21 family transposase translates to MLTREEDIDAHALRRQGWTIAAIARHLGRDRKTIRAYLNNERVAGVRKPAGEDRFEPFVDYVRARLAEDPHLWAVTLFDEVVALGYAQSYPTFTRQIRTRNLRPHCEPCSATKGRPAAVIEHPAGEETQWDWVELPDPPASWGWGKTALLLVGALAHSGRWRGHLAPAQDQAQLVDGLDKTTRKLGGLTRKWRFDRMATVCHPETGRVTATFAAVAKYYGVQVAICPPRRGNRKGVVEKSNHTAAQRWWRTLGDDVSVEQAQASLDKWCATRGDARLRATGHGGKASVLTIAQREPLAPVPSTPFPATITEDRTVSAQALVVWRGNFYSVPPELAHAQVTVSQRLGEPHVDIATASGIVIARHELAPTGAGVMVRDHGHVIALEQHILAGHDTSRPHRKKERIPPGPAALAAAEQLRARDQRDSHVRNTGDVVIDLGAYDRAAQGRNTLS, encoded by the coding sequence ATGCTGACACGGGAGGAAGACATCGACGCGCACGCGTTGCGCCGGCAGGGTTGGACGATCGCCGCGATCGCCCGGCACTTGGGCCGTGACCGCAAGACCATCCGCGCCTATCTGAACAACGAACGCGTTGCCGGGGTGCGCAAGCCCGCTGGCGAGGACCGGTTCGAGCCGTTCGTCGACTACGTCCGCGCACGCCTGGCCGAGGATCCGCATCTGTGGGCGGTGACGTTGTTCGACGAGGTCGTCGCGCTCGGCTATGCCCAGTCGTATCCGACGTTCACCCGCCAGATCCGCACCAGGAACCTGCGCCCGCACTGCGAACCCTGCTCAGCGACGAAGGGCCGCCCGGCGGCGGTGATCGAGCATCCGGCCGGGGAGGAGACCCAGTGGGACTGGGTCGAGCTCCCGGACCCGCCGGCCTCGTGGGGGTGGGGCAAGACCGCCCTCCTGCTCGTGGGGGCGTTAGCTCATTCGGGGCGCTGGCGCGGCCACCTCGCGCCGGCGCAGGATCAGGCCCAGCTCGTCGACGGTCTCGACAAGACCACCCGGAAGCTGGGCGGGCTGACCCGCAAGTGGCGTTTCGATCGGATGGCCACGGTTTGTCACCCCGAGACCGGTCGAGTGACGGCGACGTTCGCTGCGGTTGCCAAGTACTACGGCGTCCAGGTCGCGATCTGTCCACCGCGGCGCGGGAACCGCAAGGGCGTGGTGGAGAAGTCCAACCACACCGCGGCGCAACGCTGGTGGCGCACCCTGGGCGACGACGTCAGTGTCGAACAAGCCCAAGCCTCGCTGGACAAGTGGTGCGCCACCCGCGGTGACGCGCGGCTGCGGGCGACCGGGCATGGTGGCAAGGCCAGCGTGCTCACGATCGCTCAACGCGAGCCCTTGGCGCCGGTGCCGTCCACGCCGTTCCCGGCCACGATCACCGAAGACCGAACGGTGTCGGCTCAGGCGCTGGTCGTCTGGCGCGGCAACTTCTACTCCGTGCCACCCGAGCTGGCCCACGCCCAGGTCACCGTCTCCCAGCGGCTCGGCGAACCGCATGTCGACATCGCAACGGCCAGCGGCATCGTCATCGCTCGCCACGAGCTCGCCCCGACCGGGGCCGGGGTGATGGTCCGCGACCACGGCCATGTCATCGCCCTCGAGCAGCACATCCTGGCAGGACACGACACCTCCCGGCCGCACCGCAAGAAGGAACGCATCCCACCCGGCCCCGCAGCACTCGCTGCCGCCGAGCAACTACGCGCCCGCGACCAACGCGACAGCCACGTCCGCAACACCGGCGATGTCGTGATCGATCTCGGTGCCTATGACCGAGCAGCACAAGGAAGGAACACCCTCTCGTGA
- the istB gene encoding IS21-like element helper ATPase IstB — protein MKTAPPLPVELEDLLRRLRLPHIRRHAPEVVATAKAQRWEPAEVLKALFAEEVAGRERSALATRRAAAGFPTGKTFEAWDPAVSSIPAPTQQALRTLEWVHRRENLVVCGPSGTGKTFLLEALGHQAVEQGMKVAWFSLEDLGVLLRRHRVDDTVTKAIARVLRADLVIVDDIGLLPVAVDAAEGLYRLVDAAYEKRSIAISSNLHPAGFDELMPKTLATATVDRLLHHAHVCQTSGDSVRLTQALSGPGGEPVGLSTLVGGGHQSLLGRSHGHHRADLVTVSGQVA, from the coding sequence ATGAAGACCGCGCCGCCGTTGCCAGTCGAACTCGAAGACCTGTTGCGTCGGCTGCGGCTGCCGCACATTCGTCGCCACGCACCCGAGGTCGTGGCGACCGCGAAAGCCCAACGCTGGGAACCCGCCGAGGTCCTCAAAGCGCTGTTCGCCGAGGAGGTCGCCGGCCGGGAACGCTCCGCACTGGCCACCCGCAGGGCGGCGGCCGGGTTCCCGACCGGGAAGACGTTCGAGGCGTGGGACCCCGCGGTGTCCTCGATCCCCGCGCCGACCCAGCAAGCGCTACGCACCCTGGAATGGGTCCACCGCCGCGAGAATCTCGTCGTCTGCGGCCCCTCGGGGACCGGGAAGACGTTCCTGCTCGAAGCGCTCGGCCACCAAGCCGTCGAACAGGGCATGAAGGTCGCGTGGTTCAGCCTCGAAGACCTCGGCGTGCTGCTCCGCCGGCACCGCGTCGACGACACCGTCACCAAGGCCATCGCCCGCGTCCTACGCGCCGACCTCGTCATCGTCGACGACATCGGGCTCCTACCGGTCGCCGTCGATGCAGCCGAAGGGCTCTACCGGCTCGTCGACGCCGCCTACGAGAAACGCTCGATCGCGATCTCCTCGAACCTGCACCCCGCCGGGTTCGACGAGCTCATGCCCAAGACGCTGGCCACCGCCACCGTCGACCGGTTGCTGCACCACGCCCACGTCTGCCAGACCAGCGGCGACTCCGTCCGGCTCACCCAAGCACTCTCCGGTCCGGGGGGTGAACCCGTTGGCCTGAGCACCCTGGTCGGTGGTGGCCACCAGTCCCTCCTGGGCAGATCCCATGGCCACCACCGGGCAGATCTCGTGACTGTCAGCGGGCAGGTCGCATGA